Proteins from a genomic interval of Patescibacteria group bacterium:
- a CDS encoding tetratricopeptide repeat protein gives MSKDISKLIDRGNKAFGQQDYKRAQKLYEQALKLAPLDQTVIFNLGVAYQAEGNIDQAILCYQKIDKIADAKNNVGVIFENQGELEKAQEAYEAALKIDSNFKIAEENLNRLNRKMGLAPGEKSKKVTMADFTPEILESIRNSFAYQGLLRAFKNKIISLDDVKAEAETEAKNVNLPAGQRVHTVLVNDLGQGDLIKSDKEKGADVIDDEVNKVNKVNTVVNKAGGDELLSELKQKLGPDFGPGWQGIDKDGDLMEVLEVNPSGWLKFRVDRISGELDIFSYPFSRF, from the coding sequence GTGTCAAAAGACATCTCAAAATTAATTGACCGCGGCAACAAGGCGTTTGGTCAGCAAGATTATAAAAGAGCTCAAAAATTATATGAGCAAGCTTTGAAATTGGCGCCTCTTGATCAGACAGTTATTTTTAATCTGGGCGTGGCTTATCAAGCAGAGGGCAATATTGACCAGGCGATTTTGTGTTATCAAAAAATAGATAAAATCGCTGACGCTAAAAATAATGTTGGCGTGATTTTTGAAAACCAGGGCGAATTAGAAAAGGCACAGGAGGCCTATGAGGCGGCTTTAAAAATTGACTCAAATTTTAAGATAGCTGAAGAGAATTTAAACCGTCTTAATAGAAAGATGGGCCTAGCGCCAGGCGAAAAGTCCAAGAAAGTGACTATGGCGGATTTTACGCCCGAAATATTAGAGAGCATCAGAAACTCGTTTGCTTACCAGGGATTGCTGAGGGCTTTTAAAAATAAAATTATCTCGCTTGATGATGTAAAAGCCGAGGCGGAGACAGAGGCGAAGAACGTGAATTTGCCGGCAGGGCAGAGGGTGCATACGGTGCTGGTGAATGATTTGGGGCAGGGGGATTTGATAAAGTCTGACAAAGAGAAAGGGGCTGATGTTATTGATGATGAAGTTAATAAGGTTAATAAAGTTAATACAGTAGTTAATAAGGCTGGTGGTGATGAATTACTTAGTGAGCTAAAACAGAAATTAGGGCCGGATTTTGGGCCGGGGTGGCAGGGGATTGATAAAGATGGTGATTTGATGGAGGTGCTGGAGGTTAATCCTAGCGGTTGGCTCAAGTTTAGAGTAGATAGAATTTCCGGGGAATTGGATATTTTTTCTTATCCTTTTTCCAGATTTAT